The following DNA comes from Candidatus Omnitrophota bacterium.
CGCCGGCATTCTGAAAAATGGCGCCGCCGGCCGTTGCGGGTATGCCAATAAGAAATTCCGCGCCGCTTAATGAAAGCCCATGGGCAAAATCGCATAACCTGCTTACCATGGATCCCGCGCCGCATATAATATCATCTCCCCGCAAACTGATATTCCTGAAGCAAGGGGACGATAATTTTAGAAAGACATTGTTAAGGCCTTTCTCGCTGATTATTATATTACTACCATTGCCTATAGGCAATAGGGAAATTTTATTACGATCGCAGAGAAAAAGCATGTCTTTAATACCATCGGTATTTTCAGGCATATAAATACCGATAGACCTGCCCCCTGTTTTTATAGTTGTATACGGCCTCATAAGGGCATTGGGGATGAATTTTCCGGCAAGGCGGCCCTTAAGCCTTACAGAAACAATATCATCTAATAACCCGCGGCGGGGTTTATTTTTCTCTTTCATGTTTAAGCCTTGTGACAAATTCTCCTGATATTCTGCCTATATCTCCGGCGCCCAAAAAAAGCAGCAGGTCCCCGGGCCTTATAAAATCCATCAGATACCCAATTAATTTCTCTTTTTCCATGTAAACAGAATTGACTTTCTTTATCTTGACAACCTCATTGAATATGCACATGGACGTGACTCCAAATATGGGTTTTTCATCAGCGGCATAGATATCCGTAAGGATAAGACAATCGGTACCGTGAAACGCTTTGGCAAACTCTTTTTTCAGGAACCGGGTCCTGGTATAGCGATGGGGCTGGAATACAGACACTATACGCCTGCGTTTCATGTTCGCCGCCGTCTTTAGGGTGGCAACAATCTCTGTGGGATGATGGGCGTAATCATCTATTATCATAATATCGTCTATGCACGCCTTTTCCTGAAATCTTCGCTGGGCACCGCGGTATTGATATATCGCCCGCCTGACAGTATCAACGCCTATGCCGATATCAAGCGCGGTGAGTATGGCGGCCATCGAGTTTAACACATTGTGCTCTCCTGGCACATTGATTTTAAATCTACCTATCGGGGTCTTCGCGAAAATAAGATCAAATTCGGATTCCATAGGCTTTAACGCGATATTTCTAACACACAGTTCGTCACCCGGCAGTTTACCGTATTTTAACACGCGGTTTTTGCAATGTTTAACCATTCTTTTAATGTAAGGGTCCTCACCCCAGCATATAACAGCCCCGCCGGGCTGGACATTTTCCATAAATTTGAAATACGCCTCCTTTATCTGTTCAATGCCTTCATAATAATCAAGGTGTTCAAGGTCTATATTCGTAATAATCCCGTGATCCGGCCTAAGATAAAGAAATGAACCGTCGGATTCATCAGCTTCGGTCACAAAATATTTTCCATTTCCTATAAACGCGTTGCCGTTTAGATAAGGAACCAGGGCGCCGACCATGCCGCTGGGCTCAAGCCCTGCCTCCTTTAGTACTGTCGCCACCATTGAAGATGTGGTTGTCTTTCCGTGCGCGCCGGTAATCGCAATACATTTTTTCCCATCTCCGAGATATGCCAGAAACTCTCCTCTTTTGAAAACCAAAATCCCTTTCTTTCTGGCTTCAACAAGCTCAGGGTTAGCCGCCGATACCGCCGAAGAGTATACTACAACGTCATTGTCCCTGATATTTTCCCGGCTATGCCCTATAGCAATATCGGCTCCTTCGGATATGAGCCTGTCGGTTATATAACTCGGTTTTATATCCGAACCGGAAACCCTGTGGCCTCTTTTCAGGCAAAGCCAGGCAATACCGCTCATGCCGATACCGCCTATACCTATAAAGTGTATCTTCTTCCGGCTATTGAGCATTTATAAGCTCTATAATTTGGCCGGCGAGTTCACTACCGGCCTGGGGCCTTGAAAATAATCTCATATTGCTCCTCATCTGTTCCATCTGCCTATTATTATTTATAATGGAAAACACCTCGTCTTTGAGCCTGCCTGCCTGCAGTTGACTCTGAGGCAGGACAACCGCCGCCTGCCGCTTTGCCAGGCATAGCGCATTGGCTGACTGATGCCCCCCTGCCCCGGGATATGGAATAAAAACAGCAGGAATCGCAAAAAAAGCCAGTTCAGATATGGTCGTTGCGCCCGCCCTGCATATAACAAGATCTGCCGCTTTATAGCATAAAACCATTTTATCGCAAAAACCTCTGACCCAATGGACTATCTTATTCACCCTGTAAGATTCTTCAACTGCTTCCCTGTCAGCATATCCTGTTATATGAGCTATCTGTATGGAATCCCTTTCCACGATATTAAGCATCGCGGCCATATCCGAAACAGCTTTATTAATGGCAGAGGCCCCTAAACTACCGCCTATGATAAACAATGTCTTTCTCTTGTCTGAAAATTTCAAAGCAGACAGGGCCTCATGCCTTGTCACCATCTTTAATCCGTTTATCATCTCCTGCCTTATAGGGTTTCCGGTAAAAACATATTTACGCCCCTTATGTATCAATGGATGATCAAAACTCAAACATACCTTGTCCGCGATTTTACGTAACATGTAGTTCGCGCGGCCAAAAACAACATTTTGTTCATGTATCACGGTTTTTATTCCCATAGCAGACGCTGACTGTATTATTGGTCCGGAAATATACGCCCCGAAACCAACCGCTATATCCGGATTAATCCTGGCTATCAGGGTTTCCGCCTCAATGCGAGAACGGACAAGCTTTGATAAAAATCCAAACCATTTCAGCGATATGCCATACGGCATCTTCGGCACATTAAAAGCGCAATGATCAAATCCGGACGCCTTCATCATGGATTCGGCATTATGCGATTTATCAACAATAAAAAATAAATCAGAGTAACCCTGTCTTTTGAGTTCCTGAGCCAAGGCTACGGCTGGAAATATATGGCCGCCCGTACCTCCGCAAACGATTAATATTCTCACATGCCCTCACGTATAGTATGCCTGCTTTATCCGGGCAGGCATTTAAACCCGGTATTCATTATACCACTCACGGGGCCTTAACGCCTGTGTCTGGCTATATTCAGCAATAAACCAATACTGGCCAAACTGTATACCAGGGATGTGCCGCCATAACTTATAAAAGGCAGCGGCATGCCCTTTGTCGGGATAATAGCCGTTACGGCGGCTATATTTATGAGCACCTGCAAGGCTATCATCGTCACCAGACCAAAAGCCAGAAACTGCCCGAACAGGTCTCTGGCAAAATAGGCTATTTTAAACCCCAGCCATATAAGGAAAGCGAATAACAGCACTATGCCCATGCTTCCAACTATGCCGAGTTCTTCTCCTATGATGGAAAAAATAAAATCGGTATGCGCCTCCGGCAGATAAAAAAATTTTTGTTTTGAATGCGCCAAACCCACGCCAAAAACACCGCCGCTGCCGATAGCTATCATGGATTGTATTATCTGAAAACCCGCCCCTTTCGGATCAGACCATGGATTGATAAAAGCTATAATACGCTTGACCCTGTACGGCTTGGTGGCAATAAGCCCTGCCATTAATATTATACCAGGCGCCATAATTGTAAACAGCTGTTTTATATCAACACCCGCTATAAACGCCATTATTACAATAAGCAGGGCAAGCGCTACAGCCGTTCCGAGATCAGAACCGGCTAATATAAGCGCCAGGCATATGCCCAAGGCTATTACAAGCGGTAGAAACCCATGAAAGAAATCCTTGATTTCCGATTGTTTGCGCGAAAGTATGTCAGCCGCATAAAGAACAAGCGCCAGTTTCGCTATTTCAGACGGCTGAAAACTTACAGGCCCTATGCCTATCCAGCGCCTGGCCCCTCCTGCGGCCTTGCCCAGCCCGGGGACAAAAACCATACATAAAAGAAAAATGGAAAACAGTAAAAAAGGCTTAGATATATTTTTAAGCCTTCCGTAGTCAAAGCTCATGAAGAACACGGCCGCCATAATGCCAAACACCAAAAAAATAATGTGCCTTTTCAGGAAATAAGCGCTATCATGATATTTTTCATAAGCAAAAACACAACTGGATGAATAGATCATGACTACACCTACTGCCACCAGTATCAACACGACTAAAAATAGCATCACACGCGTTTTTCTCATGACAGGGTTTCTCCTTTACCACCACCCTTGCGTATGTTTAAAACATGATTTTTAAAATCTTCTCCCCGGGCCGCATAACTTTTATACATATCAAAACTCGCGCACATAGGCGACAATAAAACAAAATCCCCGGGCACAGCTTCTTCCCGGGCAATCTTTACCGCTTCTTCCATACCGGAGGCCTGGCGTACCGGCACCAAGGCCGATAAATCGTGCTTTATTTTGCCGCCCGCTTCTCCAATAACTATCACCACCCGGGCCCTGTCCCTGACCAGACTGCCTATGACGGTAAAATCACTGCCTTTGTCTCTGCCGCCGGCAATCAATACCACCTTACCCCGGAATGCCTTAAGTGCGGCGGCGCAGGAATCAACACTTGTTGATTTTGAATCATCAATATACCGCACCCCGCCCAATACGGCAACCTGTTCGCACCTATGGGCGAGCCCTTTAAAATTCATTAACGCTTTAAGCATTCCGTCCGGGGTCGCGCCCGCAAGATAAGCACAGCAGCATGAAGCCAGAATATTGTAATAATTATGCGCACCTGACAACAGCACATTATCCGACGAACAAAGTATCCGGTTCTCTCCGGACATATTAATAATGAAGTTGTTGTCTTTTAGATAAAAACCCCTGACTTCTTTTTTCACGCTAAAACAATATATTTTTGAACCTGGCGCCGGCCGGAGCCTGGCCAGCCTGTCATCATCGCTGTTTAATACAAAAAAATCACTTTGAGTCTGATTCTTATAGATATTCTTTTTGGAACAAAAATAATCGTTAAAATCAGGGTGTACATCAAGATGATTTTGGGTAACATTGGATATCAAGGCTATCTTCGGCCTGAAACTGTCCACATGCTTAAGCTGAAAAGAGCTCACTTCAAGCACGATATTTTGGCCGGGATTAGAAGACAATACAACCGATGAAAAGGCCTTGCCTATATTTCCGCAGAGAATTGACTGGCGCCCGGATTCCTTTAACATCATATCAATGAGGCTGGCGATAGTGCTTTTCCCGTTAGTGCCGGTAACAGCTATTATATCATTAGGCAAAAACCAGGAAGCGGCCTCAATCTCGCTTACAACAGGTATGGACCTGCGTCCGGCGTTTACCAGCGCGGGCGCGGTATCAGGCACCCCGGGGCTTACAACAATGATGTCCGAGCCTTCTATCAAATCCGTTCCGTCCAAGCCGAGACGCGTATCAATGCCGGCGGCAATAAGCCCGGCGGCAGTCTCGCGAAGCTGGGCGGAATCATTGGAATCCATGGCAAAAACGCAGGCCCCCATCTGTTTTAAAAGCATAGACGCCGCCTTGCCGCTTACCCCCAAGCCTATTACTGAAATTCTCTTTCCCTTTACTTCCATATTAGTATAATTTTAAAGTCACCAATGTAAAAAGCGCCAGTATCGCGGCAATAATCCAAAAACGGACCACAATCTTGGGCTCATGCCAGCCGCGCATCTGCAAATGATGGTGAAAAGGCGCGCAAAGGAAAATCCTCCTGCGCCTAAGCTTGAATGAAGCCACTTGCAGAATAACGGACAATGCTTCAAATACAAAAATACCGCCGGCAATAATAAGCAGCATCTCTTTCTTAACACAGCACGAGACGACACCGATACCTCCCCCGAGAGCCAGCGACCCCGTATCACCCATAAAAATACTCGCCGGATACGAATTAAACCATAGAAATCCCATACCGGCCCCTGTTAAAGCGGCGCAATAGACGCAAAGCTCTCCTGCTCCGGGTATATATTGCATATAAAGATAATTGGCTATCTGCATATGGCCCGCGGCATACCCTATCACGGAATACGCCAAAGCCACCATGATCATGCAGCCTATGGCCAACCCGTCCAAGCCGTCTGTCAGGTTTACGGCATTAGAAGAGGCTGTTATTACGACCATTACAAACAGAATATAAAAAATTCCGGCATTGAAAACAAGATTTTTTAAAAAAGGCATATATATGTTTGTGTCAACATTGGTGTCAAGAAAAAGAAAAGCTCCGACTATAAAACCAAGCGTTATCTGCCCGAGAAATTTCATCCTTTTGCTAAGGCCCGGGCCTCTTTTTGATTTCAGCTTCACATAGTCATCGCAAAAACCCAGTACCCCCAGCCAGATGGTGGAAAATATAGTAAGCAGGATATACCTGTTATCCAGCCTTGCCCATAACAATGTTGAGATTATAACGGAAGATATTATGATGAGGCCGCCCATCGTAGGCGTGCCTTGTTTGCCTTTATGGGCTGAATATATACCGGGGACTTCTTCTTCTGTCCGCACCCTTTCTCCGATATTAAATTTTTTTAAAATACTTATTATATAGGGCCCAAGCATGACACTGATCAAAAAAGCTGTTACGATTGCGCCCACAGTCCGGAATGTTATATAACGGAATACATTAAAACCGAAAAAGGTATCTCTTAACGGATACAGCAAATGATAGAACAATCTCTGCCCTCCTTATTTTTAAAAAATTTGGGAATTTTAATTTGAACGGTAAAAACCCGGCCCTGTTTCTCTTAGCCGGAAAGCCCGCTGACAATCTCCTCCATCCTCATTGATCTTGACCCCTTTACCAAAACAGTGTCCCCTTTTGTTATCCTGCGCCTAAAAAAATCCACTATTTCCATTTTGTCTTTAAAAATCTTGATATCGGAATTTTTCATTCCGCCGTCAGAAGCCCCTTTGGCCATGCTGTTGATATGGCTCCCGAACAAGACAAGCAGGTCGGCGGCTTTGGATTTTGCTATGAATTTTCCACACGCGTAATGGAGTTTATCGGCCCTGTTTCCAAGCTCCAGCATATCCGCGCATACAATGTAATTTTTTCCATGCCTGCTTTGACTCTTCAGGGCCGATACGGCGGATACCAAAGAAGCCGGGTTAGCATTATATGTGTCGTTTATCAATCTGAACCCGCCGCGGCAAACATCTATCTGCATTCTTCCGGGCGAGGCTTTAAAAGACGATATTGCCTCTTTTATCAGGCCGATGTCCATAAAAAGCGACGATACGGCAATAGCAGCCGCGGCATTATACACATTATGCGTACCTATGAGCGGCAAAAAAAAAGCTTCGCTGTTGACACAAAAACTTGTGCCATCCCAGCCCTGCCTGATTCTCCGGGCCCTAAAACAGGCTCTTGTATGACTAAGGGCAAAACCAATTTCCCTGATACCTTTATATCTTACCGTCATAAGCATTTTATCGTCAAAATTTTTCACCCACACACCGTCTCTTGGCAGTGCCTTGACCATGGCTGTCTTTTCCTTAAGCACGCCCGCGAGGGTCTTTAATCCTTGCAGATGCGACATGCCGATATTGGTAGTTATCACTATATCGGGCCTTATGATACTCGCGCTGCGTGATATTTCCCCCGGGGAATTGCTCCCTGCTTCTATAACAGCCGCGTTATGGCCTCTAAGCCTTAAAAGCGTTTTAGCCACCCCTATTAGGTTATTATAATTTGCCTCGGTTTTCAACACATTGTATTTGGCGGAAAGGATGTGGCTAATCAGGTCCTTGGTCGTAGTTTTTCCATTAGAACCAACAACACATATAAACGGTATGTCAAAGGCGCGCCTATGCTCTTTTGCTATCAACGCCAGGGCGTTCTCGGAGTTTTGGACAAATAATACCGGGATTTTCTTGAGTATATGGCAATTCGGGCAAATATCTGTTATCACTGCCGCGGCGCCTTTTTTAACGGCATCAGGTATAAATTCACTGCCCTGGAAATTTTTCCCGTTAAGCGCTATAAAGAGTTCGCCGGTTTTAATGGTGCGGGAATCGGT
Coding sequences within:
- the ftsW gene encoding putative lipid II flippase FtsW translates to MRKTRVMLFLVVLILVAVGVVMIYSSSCVFAYEKYHDSAYFLKRHIIFLVFGIMAAVFFMSFDYGRLKNISKPFLLFSIFLLCMVFVPGLGKAAGGARRWIGIGPVSFQPSEIAKLALVLYAADILSRKQSEIKDFFHGFLPLVIALGICLALILAGSDLGTAVALALLIVIMAFIAGVDIKQLFTIMAPGIILMAGLIATKPYRVKRIIAFINPWSDPKGAGFQIIQSMIAIGSGGVFGVGLAHSKQKFFYLPEAHTDFIFSIIGEELGIVGSMGIVLLFAFLIWLGFKIAYFARDLFGQFLAFGLVTMIALQVLINIAAVTAIIPTKGMPLPFISYGGTSLVYSLASIGLLLNIARHRR
- the mraY gene encoding phospho-N-acetylmuramoyl-pentapeptide-transferase produces the protein MFYHLLYPLRDTFFGFNVFRYITFRTVGAIVTAFLISVMLGPYIISILKKFNIGERVRTEEEVPGIYSAHKGKQGTPTMGGLIIISSVIISTLLWARLDNRYILLTIFSTIWLGVLGFCDDYVKLKSKRGPGLSKRMKFLGQITLGFIVGAFLFLDTNVDTNIYMPFLKNLVFNAGIFYILFVMVVITASSNAVNLTDGLDGLAIGCMIMVALAYSVIGYAAGHMQIANYLYMQYIPGAGELCVYCAALTGAGMGFLWFNSYPASIFMGDTGSLALGGGIGVVSCCVKKEMLLIIAGGIFVFEALSVILQVASFKLRRRRIFLCAPFHHHLQMRGWHEPKIVVRFWIIAAILALFTLVTLKLY
- the murG gene encoding undecaprenyldiphospho-muramoylpentapeptide beta-N-acetylglucosaminyltransferase, translating into MRILIVCGGTGGHIFPAVALAQELKRQGYSDLFFIVDKSHNAESMMKASGFDHCAFNVPKMPYGISLKWFGFLSKLVRSRIEAETLIARINPDIAVGFGAYISGPIIQSASAMGIKTVIHEQNVVFGRANYMLRKIADKVCLSFDHPLIHKGRKYVFTGNPIRQEMINGLKMVTRHEALSALKFSDKRKTLFIIGGSLGASAINKAVSDMAAMLNIVERDSIQIAHITGYADREAVEESYRVNKIVHWVRGFCDKMVLCYKAADLVICRAGATTISELAFFAIPAVFIPYPGAGGHQSANALCLAKRQAAVVLPQSQLQAGRLKDEVFSIINNNRQMEQMRSNMRLFSRPQAGSELAGQIIELINAQ
- a CDS encoding UDP-N-acetylmuramoyl-tripeptide--D-alanyl-D-alanine ligase is translated as MRLSSIIRAVNARVSGPAKECFIHSFSTDSRTIKTGELFIALNGKNFQGSEFIPDAVKKGAAAVITDICPNCHILKKIPVLFVQNSENALALIAKEHRRAFDIPFICVVGSNGKTTTKDLISHILSAKYNVLKTEANYNNLIGVAKTLLRLRGHNAAVIEAGSNSPGEISRSASIIRPDIVITTNIGMSHLQGLKTLAGVLKEKTAMVKALPRDGVWVKNFDDKMLMTVRYKGIREIGFALSHTRACFRARRIRQGWDGTSFCVNSEAFFLPLIGTHNVYNAAAAIAVSSLFMDIGLIKEAISSFKASPGRMQIDVCRGGFRLINDTYNANPASLVSAVSALKSQSRHGKNYIVCADMLELGNRADKLHYACGKFIAKSKAADLLVLFGSHINSMAKGASDGGMKNSDIKIFKDKMEIVDFFRRRITKGDTVLVKGSRSMRMEEIVSGLSG
- the murD gene encoding UDP-N-acetylmuramoyl-L-alanine--D-glutamate ligase produces the protein MEVKGKRISVIGLGVSGKAASMLLKQMGACVFAMDSNDSAQLRETAAGLIAAGIDTRLGLDGTDLIEGSDIIVVSPGVPDTAPALVNAGRRSIPVVSEIEAASWFLPNDIIAVTGTNGKSTIASLIDMMLKESGRQSILCGNIGKAFSSVVLSSNPGQNIVLEVSSFQLKHVDSFRPKIALISNVTQNHLDVHPDFNDYFCSKKNIYKNQTQSDFFVLNSDDDRLARLRPAPGSKIYCFSVKKEVRGFYLKDNNFIINMSGENRILCSSDNVLLSGAHNYYNILASCCCAYLAGATPDGMLKALMNFKGLAHRCEQVAVLGGVRYIDDSKSTSVDSCAAALKAFRGKVVLIAGGRDKGSDFTVIGSLVRDRARVVIVIGEAGGKIKHDLSALVPVRQASGMEEAVKIAREEAVPGDFVLLSPMCASFDMYKSYAARGEDFKNHVLNIRKGGGKGETLS
- the murC gene encoding UDP-N-acetylmuramate--L-alanine ligase, with protein sequence MLNSRKKIHFIGIGGIGMSGIAWLCLKRGHRVSGSDIKPSYITDRLISEGADIAIGHSRENIRDNDVVVYSSAVSAANPELVEARKKGILVFKRGEFLAYLGDGKKCIAITGAHGKTTTSSMVATVLKEAGLEPSGMVGALVPYLNGNAFIGNGKYFVTEADESDGSFLYLRPDHGIITNIDLEHLDYYEGIEQIKEAYFKFMENVQPGGAVICWGEDPYIKRMVKHCKNRVLKYGKLPGDELCVRNIALKPMESEFDLIFAKTPIGRFKINVPGEHNVLNSMAAILTALDIGIGVDTVRRAIYQYRGAQRRFQEKACIDDIMIIDDYAHHPTEIVATLKTAANMKRRRIVSVFQPHRYTRTRFLKKEFAKAFHGTDCLILTDIYAADEKPIFGVTSMCIFNEVVKIKKVNSVYMEKEKLIGYLMDFIRPGDLLLFLGAGDIGRISGEFVTRLKHEREK